One Candidatus Delongbacteria bacterium genomic window carries:
- a CDS encoding class I SAM-dependent rRNA methyltransferase has protein sequence METRTMRLARNEDRRLRAGHLWIYSNEVDTAQTPLKQFGPGEQARVETHSGQLLGMAFVNPQSLICGRMVSRDESPLGPRRLKRRLEQALALRERLFSEPCYRLVHGESDLLPGLVVDRFGDHLSVQLNTAGMDRLGGEIVDTLRKLLKPASILLRNDSGMRTLEGLERTVEDAFGVTPDEVELIENGLRMRVPLRQGQKTGWFYDQRPNRAWLQGHARDARVLDVFSYVGAFSLQAAAHGASEVLAVDSSALALDFVARNAELNGVGDRVSTRVGDAFDVLKELKDEDQRFDIVVVDPPAFIKRKKDSEDGLRAYRRIFELGMRLLSPDALLLAASCSMHLSRDQMVDTLRASGRHLDRHVQILAEGGQGPDHPIHPAIPETRYLKAMLCRVYLP, from the coding sequence GTGGAAACCCGCACCATGCGCCTGGCGCGCAACGAGGACCGTCGTCTGCGCGCCGGCCACCTCTGGATCTACAGCAACGAAGTGGACACGGCCCAGACCCCGCTGAAGCAGTTCGGCCCGGGTGAACAGGCCCGCGTCGAAACCCATTCCGGCCAGCTGCTGGGCATGGCCTTCGTCAATCCTCAATCCCTGATCTGTGGGCGAATGGTCAGCCGAGACGAGTCTCCCCTGGGACCACGTCGGCTCAAGCGTCGCCTGGAACAGGCTCTGGCACTGCGTGAGCGCCTCTTTTCCGAGCCGTGTTATCGCCTGGTGCATGGCGAGAGCGACCTGCTGCCCGGGCTGGTGGTCGACCGTTTCGGGGACCACCTGAGCGTGCAGCTGAACACGGCGGGCATGGACAGGCTGGGCGGCGAGATCGTGGACACGCTGCGCAAGCTGCTGAAACCCGCCTCGATCCTGCTGCGCAACGACAGCGGCATGCGGACCCTGGAAGGTCTGGAACGCACGGTCGAGGATGCCTTCGGTGTGACTCCCGACGAGGTGGAGCTGATCGAGAACGGCCTCCGGATGCGCGTGCCCCTGCGCCAGGGCCAGAAGACCGGCTGGTTCTACGACCAACGCCCCAACCGGGCCTGGCTGCAGGGCCATGCCCGTGATGCACGCGTGCTGGACGTGTTCAGTTATGTGGGGGCCTTCTCGCTGCAGGCCGCGGCACACGGAGCCAGCGAGGTACTGGCCGTGGACTCCTCGGCCCTCGCCCTCGATTTCGTGGCGCGCAATGCGGAGCTGAATGGTGTGGGCGACAGGGTCAGCACGCGTGTCGGTGATGCCTTTGACGTGCTCAAGGAGCTCAAGGACGAGGACCAGCGCTTCGACATCGTGGTCGTGGATCCGCCCGCCTTCATCAAACGCAAGAAGGACTCCGAGGACGGTCTGCGCGCCTATCGCCGGATCTTCGAGCTGGGCATGCGCCTGCTCAGCCCCGATGCCCTGCTGCTGGCCGCATCGTGCTCGATGCACCTCTCCCGCGACCAGATGGTGGACACACTGCGGGCCAGCGGTCGTCATCTGGACCGCCATGTCCAGATCCTGGCGGAAGGCGGCCAGGGGCCCGACCACCCGATTCACCCCGCGATCCCCGAAACCCGCTACCTCAAGGCCATGCTCTGCCGGGTCTATCTGCCCTGA
- a CDS encoding GTPase, which produces MEERMARRVIILGAAGRDFHNFNVCYRQNADVEVVAFTATQIPDIDGRRYPPELAGPRYPHGIPIEDESQLARLIKDLKADLCVFSYSDVPHERVMNLASLCNAAGADFQLLSPARTMIASTKPIVAICASRTGCGKSQTSRKVVRMLKAMGKKVVAVRHPMPYGDLAAQAVQRFARYEDLDFHKVTIEEREEYEPYIAAGLVIYAGVDYEKILRKAEAEADVIIWDGGNNDTPFYTPDVHITVVDPHRPDHAAKFYPGETNVRMADAIVVNKIDSASREQIELCHEINRQLNPEAVVIEAASPLTVENAESIRGKRVLVIEDGPTLTHGGMTYGAGWVAAKRWGAAEIVDPRPFAKGTIHDTFVKYPGTGPILPAMGYSDKQVQDLKDTIEAAPVDLVIIGTPIDLRRLISFDKPALRVGYELQEIGEPTLAAVLEKLAR; this is translated from the coding sequence ATGGAGGAACGCATGGCACGCAGAGTGATCATTCTCGGCGCCGCGGGACGGGATTTCCACAACTTCAACGTCTGTTACCGTCAGAATGCCGACGTGGAGGTGGTGGCTTTCACGGCGACCCAGATTCCCGACATCGACGGTCGGCGCTACCCGCCCGAACTGGCCGGACCGCGGTACCCGCACGGTATTCCCATTGAGGACGAGAGCCAGCTGGCCCGTCTGATCAAGGACCTGAAAGCCGACCTGTGCGTCTTCAGCTACAGCGATGTGCCCCACGAGCGCGTGATGAATCTGGCCAGCCTCTGCAACGCGGCCGGAGCCGACTTCCAGCTGCTGAGCCCGGCCCGCACCATGATCGCTTCCACCAAGCCGATCGTGGCCATCTGCGCCAGCCGGACCGGCTGCGGCAAGAGCCAGACCAGCCGCAAGGTGGTGCGCATGCTCAAGGCGATGGGCAAGAAGGTGGTGGCCGTGCGCCATCCCATGCCCTATGGCGATCTGGCCGCCCAGGCCGTGCAGCGCTTCGCGCGCTATGAGGACCTGGACTTTCACAAGGTGACCATCGAAGAGCGCGAGGAGTACGAGCCCTACATCGCCGCCGGGCTGGTGATCTATGCCGGCGTGGACTATGAGAAGATCCTGCGCAAGGCCGAAGCCGAAGCGGACGTGATCATCTGGGACGGTGGCAACAACGACACGCCCTTCTACACTCCCGATGTGCACATCACGGTGGTGGACCCCCATCGCCCCGATCACGCCGCGAAGTTCTATCCCGGCGAAACCAACGTGCGCATGGCCGATGCCATCGTGGTCAACAAGATCGACAGCGCCTCCCGCGAGCAGATCGAACTGTGTCACGAGATCAATCGCCAGCTCAATCCCGAGGCCGTGGTGATCGAAGCCGCCAGTCCGCTGACGGTCGAGAATGCCGAGAGCATTCGCGGCAAGCGCGTGCTGGTGATCGAGGACGGCCCCACCCTGACTCACGGCGGCATGACCTACGGTGCTGGCTGGGTGGCCGCCAAGCGCTGGGGCGCTGCCGAGATCGTGGACCCGCGTCCCTTCGCCAAGGGCACGATCCATGACACCTTCGTCAAGTACCCGGGCACCGGCCCGATCCTGCCGGCCATGGGCTACAGCGACAAGCAGGTCCAGGACCTCAAGGACACCATCGAGGCCGCTCCGGTCGATCTGGTGATCATCGGCACGCCCATCGACCTGCGCCGCCTGATCTCCTTCGACAAACCCGCCCTGCGCGTGGGCTACGAACTGCAGGAGATCGGCGAGCCCACCCTGGCCGCCGTCCTGGAGAAGCTGGCGCGCTAG
- a CDS encoding TonB-dependent receptor, whose product MRTVFSILLALVMGVLPLAAQTAGGRQAGTGGAAPGVLSGRVLDAEVGSPVAWANVVVLSTRDSSLIAGTITDTEGRFRLDNLRPGPARLEVRFMGYHTLTLDSLRLRPGSPARDLGELQLHQAVLEGEELTVRTDRAPVEYHIDRKVVAVDQQLAAAGGSAVEILETVPSVDVSIDGTVSLRGSTSFTVLVDGRPSVLDANDALEQMPASSLESIEIITNPSARYDPEGRAGMINLITRKQKQSGTGIRLNARIGQRGNGGGDVTVTRRGQHVDLELAVDGNRRNNPGVSEGWERTTLAGQTDLLSSRGDFSRERSALGLRTGLTWRATESDQIRLALRTGTRDGGRRSTEHLNLQPASGEDFRSNSVSNSTRDNRFFSTSLDGEHRFARKGHTIALGAQLSHRTGEEQSEELTRALDGRALSGSISREDGPQDNMEFTLDYTLPLGSGEWDQGGGSLLELGARSTFEDGTDQLSTSELDTLTQYYDMLPDASREITTTERVHAVYGLLSSRVGPLGVKGGLRVEQDDRTVAGLDSSVTRLQTDLFPSLHLSWELRPGNTLSLSGSRRIDRPRGWFLEPGLTRVNSYTVRTGNPDLSPEYINSFELGWQRVFAGGRSLSTETWYRTTSNLMEFMTVVQPDGSRLQSPINAGSERSLGLELGWSQDLNSWWNLNLMGSLSRIRLTGDPRLGTGDSDRSSWNTRMQNRIKLGPLTRIQLDGNYHSPQPTTQGESAGFATVSLSVRQQSADRRLSLTLQANDLLDQARHEMTTRRTDYSAFRRFQPESPSLQMILSWTLDPDRRDRDKPTREPMDFEDDGF is encoded by the coding sequence ATGCGCACTGTGTTTTCCATCCTTCTCGCCCTGGTCATGGGCGTTCTGCCACTGGCGGCCCAGACGGCCGGCGGACGCCAAGCCGGCACGGGAGGCGCGGCACCCGGAGTTCTCAGTGGGCGCGTGCTGGACGCCGAAGTGGGCTCCCCGGTGGCCTGGGCCAATGTGGTGGTGCTGAGCACGCGGGACAGCAGCCTGATCGCGGGCACCATCACCGACACGGAAGGACGGTTCCGGCTGGACAACCTGCGCCCCGGCCCGGCACGACTGGAAGTACGTTTCATGGGCTACCACACACTGACGCTGGACAGTCTGCGTCTGCGTCCCGGTTCCCCCGCCCGTGATCTGGGCGAACTGCAGCTGCACCAGGCGGTTCTGGAAGGCGAGGAACTGACCGTGCGCACCGACAGGGCGCCCGTCGAGTACCACATCGACCGCAAGGTCGTGGCCGTGGACCAGCAACTGGCGGCCGCCGGAGGCAGCGCGGTCGAGATCCTGGAAACCGTGCCCTCGGTGGATGTGTCGATCGACGGCACGGTCAGTCTGCGCGGCAGCACTTCCTTCACCGTGCTGGTGGACGGCCGGCCCTCGGTCCTGGATGCCAACGACGCACTGGAACAGATGCCCGCCAGCTCGCTGGAGAGCATCGAGATCATCACCAACCCCAGCGCGCGCTATGACCCCGAAGGTCGCGCCGGCATGATCAACCTGATCACGCGCAAGCAGAAGCAGTCCGGCACAGGCATCCGTCTGAATGCCCGGATCGGCCAGCGCGGCAACGGGGGTGGTGACGTCACCGTGACACGCCGCGGCCAGCACGTGGATCTGGAACTGGCCGTGGACGGCAACCGACGCAACAACCCCGGAGTCAGCGAAGGCTGGGAACGCACCACACTTGCGGGACAGACCGACCTGCTCTCGTCCCGCGGGGACTTCAGCCGCGAGCGATCGGCTCTGGGCCTGCGCACGGGCCTGACCTGGCGTGCCACCGAATCCGACCAGATCCGGCTGGCGCTGCGCACGGGTACCCGCGATGGCGGACGTCGCAGCACCGAACACCTGAACCTGCAACCCGCCAGTGGCGAGGACTTCCGCAGCAACAGTGTCTCGAACTCGACCCGCGACAACCGCTTCTTCAGCACCAGCCTCGATGGGGAACATCGCTTCGCCCGCAAGGGGCACACCATTGCCCTGGGGGCCCAGCTGAGTCACCGCACGGGCGAGGAGCAATCCGAAGAACTGACCCGCGCGCTGGATGGCCGGGCGCTCTCGGGCAGCATCAGCCGCGAGGACGGGCCCCAGGACAACATGGAATTCACTCTGGATTACACGCTGCCGCTGGGGAGCGGTGAGTGGGATCAGGGCGGCGGCTCCCTGCTGGAACTGGGTGCCCGCAGCACCTTCGAAGATGGCACCGACCAGCTCTCGACTTCTGAACTGGACACATTGACCCAGTACTATGACATGCTGCCCGATGCCTCCCGCGAGATCACCACCACCGAGCGGGTCCACGCGGTTTACGGCCTGCTCAGTTCCCGCGTCGGGCCACTGGGCGTGAAGGGCGGGCTGCGCGTGGAACAGGACGACCGCACCGTGGCCGGACTGGACAGCAGCGTCACACGCCTGCAGACCGACCTCTTCCCCAGCCTGCACCTCAGCTGGGAGCTGCGTCCCGGCAATACCCTCAGCCTCAGCGGCTCCCGGCGCATCGACCGCCCGCGCGGCTGGTTCCTGGAACCCGGGCTGACCCGCGTGAACTCGTACACGGTGCGCACGGGCAACCCGGATCTCTCTCCCGAGTACATCAACTCCTTCGAACTGGGCTGGCAGCGCGTGTTCGCCGGCGGACGGTCACTGAGCACCGAAACCTGGTATCGCACCACCAGCAACCTGATGGAGTTCATGACCGTGGTCCAGCCCGACGGCAGCCGGTTGCAGTCCCCGATCAACGCGGGCAGCGAGCGCAGCCTGGGGCTGGAGCTGGGCTGGTCCCAGGACCTGAACAGCTGGTGGAACCTGAACCTGATGGGCAGCCTCTCGCGGATCCGTCTCACGGGCGACCCGCGGCTGGGCACCGGTGACTCGGACCGCTCCAGCTGGAACACGCGCATGCAGAACCGGATCAAGCTGGGTCCACTGACCCGGATCCAGCTCGATGGCAACTACCACAGCCCCCAGCCCACGACCCAGGGCGAGAGCGCGGGCTTCGCCACGGTCTCGCTCTCCGTGCGGCAGCAAAGCGCCGACCGCCGTCTGAGTCTGACCCTGCAGGCCAATGACCTGCTGGATCAGGCACGACACGAAATGACCACCCGGCGCACCGATTACAGTGCCTTCCGGCGCTTCCAGCCCGAGTCGCCCAGCCTGCAGATGATCCTGAGCTGGACCCTGGACCCCGACCGCCGCGACCGCGACAAACCCACGCGCGAGCCAATGGACTTCGAAGACGACGGCTTCTAG
- the lpdA gene encoding dihydrolipoyl dehydrogenase, with protein MTYDVTVIGSGPGGYVAAIRCAQLGLKTALVEKYPTFGGTCLNVGCIPSKALLDSSEHFHNARTHFADFGITTGEVGFDWDRMLARKDRVVQDTCNGLEFLLKKNKISIHQGIGSFLDARTIQVKHENGTLERLETTHTIIATGSRPTALPFAPFDGKRIISSTEALKLPKVPKELLVIGGGVIGLELGSVYSRLGTQVTVIEYLDGLIPTMDRALGKELQKVLKKQGMQFFLSHKVTSITNSGRRVTVEAQDSKGNAVTFKGDHCLVAVGRSPFTDALELGKAGVATDKRGFVVVDDHLRTGVDHIWAIGDVVGGAMLAHKAEEEGTLVAEQIAGQKPHINYNAIPGVVYTWPEVAGVGQTEEQLKAEGRAYKSGSFPYRALGRARAAGENDGFVKVLADAATDEILGVHMIGARVADMIIEGVVALEYKASAEDIARMSHAHPTFTEAVKEAALAATGKRAIHA; from the coding sequence ATGACTTACGACGTCACGGTGATCGGCTCGGGCCCCGGAGGCTATGTGGCCGCGATCCGTTGTGCCCAGCTGGGCCTCAAGACCGCCCTGGTGGAGAAGTATCCCACCTTCGGCGGCACCTGCCTCAATGTGGGCTGCATTCCGTCCAAGGCGCTGCTGGATTCCAGCGAGCACTTCCACAACGCCCGCACTCACTTCGCTGACTTCGGCATCACCACCGGTGAGGTGGGCTTCGACTGGGACAGGATGCTGGCCCGCAAGGACCGCGTGGTGCAGGACACCTGCAACGGGCTGGAATTCCTGCTGAAGAAGAACAAGATCTCGATCCACCAGGGCATCGGCAGTTTTCTGGATGCGCGCACGATCCAGGTCAAGCACGAGAACGGCACGCTGGAACGGCTCGAGACGACACACACGATCATCGCCACCGGCTCGCGCCCCACGGCCCTGCCCTTTGCGCCCTTCGACGGCAAGCGCATCATCTCGTCCACCGAGGCGCTCAAGCTGCCCAAGGTGCCCAAGGAACTGCTGGTGATCGGCGGCGGTGTGATCGGTCTGGAACTGGGCAGCGTCTACAGCCGGCTGGGCACCCAGGTGACCGTGATCGAATACCTGGATGGCCTGATCCCCACCATGGACCGTGCCCTGGGCAAGGAACTGCAGAAGGTGCTCAAGAAGCAGGGCATGCAGTTCTTCCTCTCGCACAAGGTGACCTCGATCACCAATTCGGGGCGCCGGGTCACCGTGGAAGCCCAGGACAGCAAGGGCAACGCGGTGACTTTCAAGGGAGACCACTGCCTGGTGGCGGTGGGGCGTTCGCCCTTCACCGATGCACTGGAACTGGGCAAGGCCGGAGTCGCCACCGACAAGCGTGGATTCGTGGTGGTGGACGACCACCTGCGCACGGGCGTGGATCACATCTGGGCCATCGGTGACGTGGTGGGCGGTGCCATGCTGGCCCACAAGGCCGAGGAAGAAGGCACCCTGGTGGCCGAACAGATCGCCGGCCAGAAGCCGCACATCAACTACAACGCGATTCCCGGGGTGGTGTACACCTGGCCCGAGGTGGCCGGAGTGGGCCAGACCGAAGAGCAGCTCAAGGCCGAGGGGCGCGCCTACAAGTCGGGCAGTTTTCCCTACCGCGCCCTGGGGCGGGCCCGTGCGGCCGGGGAAAATGATGGCTTCGTCAAGGTGCTGGCCGATGCCGCGACCGACGAGATTCTGGGCGTGCACATGATCGGAGCCCGCGTGGCCGACATGATCATCGAAGGAGTGGTCGCGCTGGAGTACAAGGCCAGCGCCGAGGATATCGCTCGGATGTCTCACGCCCACCCCACCTTCACCGAAGCGGTCAAGGAAGCGGCGCTGGCCGCCACCGGCAAGCGTGCCATCCACGCCTGA